From the genome of Ziziphus jujuba cultivar Dongzao chromosome 4, ASM3175591v1:
GCTGACAGAGCGACAACTTGCacgtctacagacatatatctCATTCAATATTGGAAGATAAAAGAttgtacatatattatataatataaaacagataattaatttgtagaaAATTAACCAAAGTGAAACTTGTTAGTTTACAATTTGCTTTACACTTTATTATACAAATTAACCATTCTTAAAAAATGTGTCTGGCGTATAATCTCACTTGTTCTTGCCGAAAGGCCAGAAAGGTGTAAGATCATAGCCTATTGCAGACATCGAAACTTAGGCCTCTTAAGGTTGTTGGAGGTTCTTAAGATGAGTCACCCGAGAACTAGTAGACTTTAAGTATAAGATATGCTTTTCGCCAtgatgatatatacatatattcaggTCCACAGAATATACATAgtatattttaacatccatcAAACCTTTTTTCATTcataaactatatattaaatttgataaaataaaaagtaatgttTATAGTTTAATTCATAGCCCATCAATTATATGATTGTAAAGTATACTGGTATGTATTCATGAACTGATGATGGCTTTTCCTTTAATTAGATTTTTCTCTCTTCACATTTTTTGGGTACATGAATTTTGCATTCAGTCATTATTTGTATACATGCCGACAAAATCTTTGCATATAAAAATTAGATATATGTTCATACTCTGATTAAGGAAAAAAGAGTGAAAATAATTAGGATTAAAAATTGAGTGACCATAACCGACTTTCCTATGCGGAtatctaaataatattatattgttatttgaCATGCCATGATAGTGCTTAGGTATCAAGAAAAACAAGTGGAGAGCTACTTAACCTAACTTTATATATGATTATTCTCGAGTACAAAAtcccattgaaaaaaaaaaagaatcaatttcTATCTTATTAATTGTATCCGTGGTGGGGAGTCCCAGAAACTATAATTTCTTTCCGTGATTCCACTAAAGGGGATAGAGGGGAACTTTCCCTACCGCATGCCTAAGAGAATCCTTATTGGATTGCAATGGGtcgttgataaaaaaaaaaaaaaaggatcatgAGTGCGTGAGGGAGATGgggagaaaaattaaattaattaatttcccctctcttattttttttagtttttgggaGAGGAATCCTATTAAGTAATGAAGTATGGCCCTATtcaagcgaaaaaaaaaaaatgaagtataTGGCCCTAATGATTAGAGAGACAATTATTGGTTATGGAagatacatttatatttatcttttaggCACTCTGAACATCTAAGTTGTAAATAATGTCATTTCATAATGGTGGCTGCAATAATAAGTCATGTATATGAATCGAAAAGTCCTATAtatggtttttcctttttaaataactatttcctattgtttttatatattttttgaatatttcaaaGTCAAACGATATATAGTAGACTCTGGATTAGGTTATAGACACTCCACACATACAATGGTAGAAAAACGTTTAGAAGGTCATAGGGCTACGAGGGACACTAGCTGCATTTATGGCTTAGCCTTGAAAATAAAGTCAGTCTTCTTGAAACATCTATGAGAAAATTTCCTCTCCTGTATCCATAGAAAGTTTAATTATAAAAGGTTAATATTAATTTGAGTTAATTACACTTTACCATTCCgcatcattatatttttacactTTGTCCtccatatttgaaaaaaaaaaagaaaaaagtcattTTACCccttaaactattattttattgtcaCGTTAATCCAAACCatactattttaattattatctaatGAGTTTAGTAAAATTATGCATAAACAATAgtcaaaaatgaaataaaatagaataaaaaggtTTTCCAATAATATTACATTAGTTGTGTGCATATGATTGATTTCATAAAACTCACTTTGCAAAAATGCATATAATTGGACTAAAgtgatgaaaaaaaagaaaagtttacaTCATGGGGCAGTGTAAGACTTTTTGTAATTAATCTGAAGGGTAAAATGTAATAGTTTAGGGGCCTAGATGTAAATAAATCTACTatgtttctataattttttcgTATGGCTTATTCTTTTCTGAATAATTTCCAATTATGCTTAAaagaacataatatatatatatatatatatatatgtatattgataTAACAGTTTTCTCTTCTATGTTTTTTGCATTACCTCCAAATGATGTGTGGTGATTGGCTATGGAGTTTTGTTTGCTTTGTTAGGAGCTGCCAATATGTTGTCCGTGCTCCAGTGTAGTTTGTTGCTATTAACTAAAAACAGCCTACTGGAATGGTTGTGACTTGTGAGGAGGAAGAAAACCAATTCAATCATAATTCTTTGACTAAATTACACGACTCTCCCCttagttttaagttttttcacatacactttatattttaaaaaattacacataCTCCCCATGtcgttttaattttattcacatattttcattttttggggggttaaattttgaaatttgatggtCAACAaacttaaactttttttataattaatgacAGAAAGTCCTTcaatacaaaatattaaattaaaaaattcaatgggGTTTGTGTAACTTAACCTTAAATTAACAGtatacaaataaacaaatttaaatattattgttttcaaaatgtggctttttatagtttattttaattttttgacaaataaatttattcacAAAATAACTTCTAAAATGatggaataattatttttgttaatttcatattttaccTTGAGGGTTTTTTTTGTCATTAGAAAAAACTTAAACCATTTTGACCATCATTTTTCAAAGTTTGATCAAGTGGGTGATTTGAAGATTGAAATTACAAAGGGAGTATATGCAATTTTCAAAATCACAGgctatatatgaaaaagaaaaatttgaaattaaaggaagaatttatgtaatttattctaattcttttttttatttgttttcttatttggcATCAAATATTAAAGATTTGTTAATATCTCTACGGTTGCCAGATTCTAGTCTAgctatatgtattttataataAGAAAATGTAAGAaacttgaattaaaaaaaaaaaaaaagctagccATAGAAGGTGCATAAGGGAAAATAAGAACAACCAATTGCACCAAGATCATAGCTAGATACGTGATCAAACTGGTGTAGTTTGGTAgtataattacttttttttttttcctactaaaaaaaccaaaaaccaaaattattgtgtgcaatatgatatttattattttttttgtttttgttagttttataattaatttacaaatctAACAAACTTTAAATGGCATGGACttacatttatataaaaaaattacaaacaattaaataaaatctaataacCAATCagcaattgatttatttatttatttattaatgtttttggaCACAGGAGCATACTGATTGAATCTGAATCCGTTTGCCAAAAGCGACCGAAACGACATTCTCTTTCTGTCGTTGAATTGAATCCGCAGCACCGTTttgaaaccaaacaaaaataataataataaaaattaaaattgggtaaataataataaaagtgaaaataaaaattgggttTGTGGGGTGCCGCTACATGGCGGTAAATGATTGGGTAACTGCAGAACTGGACATAGAACCCACAGTAAGGAACTGAAACGGAGGAGGgaggtttcttttattttttattttttattattttttttatccaatttgcCTTGGATTTGAAGCATAGACAAAGGACATTAAACCGAGCGTATTAACAAGCACACGACAGCCAAAAGCAGTTGGGAGTTAGAAACTCAATTTCAATCGTAAGCGAAACAAATCCATTATTCATATCCTTCTTGATATCTCATATTTTTCTTGTTTgcatattatttgtaatttctcTTGGAATTCAAATTAATGCAGTgaaaattgcataaaaaatatGGCCGGGTTGGAAGAGTTAAGAAAGAAGCTCACTCCATTGTTTGATGCTGAGAAGGGATTCTCCAGCGGCTCAACCTTAGATCCTTCCGATTCTTACacagtaagtttttttttttttaatgtattttttctttttcacactTAATTCgcagagcaaaaaaaaaaaaaaaaaacaaattccgaaaccaaaaaagaaaaaagaaaaaaaaaaaaaaaaaaacgagtcGATCTTTCTGATTTCTCGgagtgaaatttttattttcgaaTTTTGTGGAAGTTGTCGGACGGTGGAACAGTAAACTTGTTGAGCAGATCGTACGGAGTGTACAATATCAATGAGCTTGGATTGCACAAGTGCACGTCTTCTTCTGCGATCGATGAGAGCGAGACTGAGAAGACGTATCGGTGTGCTTCGAATGAGATGAGGATTTTCGGAGCCATAGGAAGCGGTGCGAGCAGCGTTGTTCAGAGAGCTATACATATTCCCACGCATCGGATTTTGGCGCTCAAGAAGATCAATATCTTCGAAAAGGTATTTTTAATTGGATCTCACGTTCACTTCTCTCGCAATTCGTTGTTTGTTTGGCTGAAATTTGATTCTggattgtataaaaaaattgaattaaatgatAGAATTTGAAGCGAATTGAATAGGATTTGGGTAGGATTCAAACTGTGATGCATCTGTGTGTTTAGGAAAAGAGGCAACAGTTGCTGACTGAAATTCGGACACTGTGTGAAGCAGCTTGTTACGAAGGGCTTGTGGAATTCCACGGGGCGTTTTATACGCCAGACTCTGGCCAAATCAGCATAGCTTTGGAGTATATGGATGGAGGATCCTTGGCAGATATATTGCGGTTGCGTAAAAGAATACCAGAACCTGTTCTTTCGGCTATGTTTCAAAAGCTTCTGCATGTAATACTTAGttaaattttttcactttttttctaCTTGAGGCACAATGTGCtgcattgttgttgttgcttattttattttattttttttaaaactatttatgATGAGTATATGGCAGGGACTGAGATATTTGCATGGTGTGAGGCACCTAGTTCACAGAGACATAAAGCCTGCCAATTTGCTTGTAAATCTCAAGGGTGAGGCCAAAATTACAGATTTTGGAATTAGTGCGGGATTAGAGAATTCAGTGGCGATGGTtagttttaattatattttgtaatttttattttattattattatttttttaaaagttggatcctttaatttattcaattttgagGGAATCAGTGTCTGGTTTGGGATTTTTGATGACTGATGAGAGAATCTGATTTTTACCAGTGTGCTACTTTTGTTGGGACTGTTACATACATGTCTCCTGAGCGGATTCGAAATGATAATTATTCTTATCCAGCTGATATTTGGAGCCTTGGTCTTGCTCTTTTTGAGTGTGGTACTGGAGAATTTCCATATACAGCTAGTGAAGGACCTGTCAATCTTATGTTGCAGGTGACATTTAGTGTTGTTTTTTTGTGTTGCTTCACTTAACCACCCTCTcagacataaaagaaaaaagaaatagaagttGCAACcttgaaatttaatatttaatccTGGAAATATTGCATCTTTCaatctaaatatttaattattgaaaatttgaacATTTTGTTCTCATTCCCAATATTGATGCCTAGTGTTATCATTTTCATATGCTTCCCATTATTTGTACTTCAGTAGTTTGTTTTGCAACAAAAAATTCATGGATTGTATGGCAGATCCTGGATGatccatcaccatcaccttCTAAACACAATTTTTCATCGGAGTTCTGCTCATTTATCGAAACTTGTTTGCAGAAGAATCCAGATGATAGACCAACAGCTGAGCAGGTGAGCAAATAGCTTTATCAGCCACAGCCTCAATAAAAAACATCATAAGTTTTGTGCAGAGAACTCTAGAACTAGAATATTGTTATCTGTCTTTGTCTCTTACAAGTAGGAAATAGTTGATAAAAAAAGTTCTCCTGCTGCAGCTACTTTCACATCCCTTCATTACAAAGTATGAAGATGGTCAAATAGACTTGGCATCATTTGTTCAAAGTGTTTTTGATCCAACACAAAAACTGAAGGATTTGGCTGATGTGAGTatctgacattttttttttttttttttccattatgaTGCAACAAATGGTGTTAAATATTTACAAGTCACTGTTAATGTTCAATGTGAATTAAGATATTACGCTGGATGgacctataaatttttttatgaaatttgatCTTTTATCTAGCCAGTTGTTTTCCATGCAAAATAGTCTTGCACTAAGATGTTTATTGATAACTGCTTCTGGCTCATTTGCTTGCTTAGGAGCCATACCAAGTAGATGATACAATAGCTAAAGACTTTAGATTAAAGTTAAAGCTATTTCTTGAAACAGAGTTAAGTTAAGTGCTTGTGCTAATATTCTTACTATTTTCTGAGCAGATGCTTACAATACACTATTACTTGCTCTTCGATGGGCCTGATGAGCtctggctgcatacaaagacCTTGTATAATGAAGATTCAATCTTCAGGTAATGTACagctcaaaaataaatttatgtatCATTTcctataaatgaaaattattgtGGCACGAGAAGGTTTGAAGAATTCAAACACTGTGACTTGTCTATCAACACAAGCTTTACTCAAAGGATTAATGTTATTTGACCAATATTAAGGGAACTCATGATTTGACAATATCtcggaaaaaatattagaatCTGTAAATTTCTGAAATAAGAAATGTCCCCAATATATGCTGCTTTAAGCTACTCGCTAGGATAAAACTGGaggaaaatattcttttttatttatttatttttttttaaaagaaaaaatgctatAACTATCGCATGTCTTGATGTGATCTTTGTATTTTTCTAGTTTCTCTGGAAAGCAATCAGTTGGTTCAAATGATATCTTTTCTACTCTCTCAAGTATACGGAGTACATTAGCAGGTGATTGGCCACCTGAAAGACTTGTGCATGTTGTGGAGAAACTTCAATGTCGTTCTCATGGTCAGGATGGAATTGCAATAAGGGTTTCAGGATCCTTTATCATTGGGAATCAGTTCCTTATATGTGGAGATGGTCTACAAGTAGAGGGCTTGCCAAGTTTTAAAGACCTTTCTATCGATATTTCTAGTAAACGAATGGGTACATTTCGCGAGCAGTTCATCCTGGAGCGAAGCAGTATGATTGGGTGCTATCACATTGCTAAACAAGAGCTTTATATCATGCAGTGATCATGGATTGCCTACCAGGCTAGTAGTTTCAACATTCTTCGTGTATTTTCCTGACTTGGAAGGATGAAACGTTTCTTATCAATATGTGGTGGCTGTTAGTTTGCAATCAACTTTGAACATTAAGCTTATCCAAAATGTTAATATACTATTAGTTCTCCTTGGTAAAAGCGTATAAGTTATATCCACTGAGGAGTACCAGAATCTCATCCCCAGCCCCTATCTTTCCTGTTAAGGTTTTCCTCTACCTCCTGTGAAGAGCACAAAAATGTTGTCTACAAGCTCCACATCTTGCTAGCTGCTAATGTGACAAAATCTTCTCCAGCATGAAACAGTTGGTATCCGTAGCATGCAGGTATGGGAAACACTCCTCTTTGCTATAATCATGTGCAATATATATTTCCTGCTactcttatcttttttttttcttttttttttttcttttttttatttttttatttttttatttttttatttttttatttttttccccttttctagTTTGTCAGAAAGCATATATACTTCATATAGCTATAGATGAATGGCTTTGTCAGATTTAGTGGAAAAGGGCGAAGCCTGGGCTTCTTTATAGGCTAGAGTCTTTTTAATGAACTCACTATTATCTTATGAACAAATCTTGGATATTTTGTTTGATTATAAGTGTTTCTCAGTGCTGTTTGGCTTTTGACTCGGATCAGAAAAGGGTGGTTTATATTTGTTAAGGTCATGGCATCGAATCTTGACTAGCAAGAGTTTGGAGTAGCTGTAACAGAGTGAATGTTGAAGATAAATGCCATCATCCTCAATCTAAACTTCGATAGAGACGTACGAATACCAGGTATACACCTGATAAAAGATGAGCAAAACACTCGCTTTTTAAAAATCTCATGTAAAAAGTTCCATCTTTTTGATACAGCGAACATGtttttagcaaattttattTCCTAGAAAGtcgattaaaattaaattaggaaaatgGTAGAGAGATTTGAAAAATAGTTATGTTCCTTTTGAGTATTCAGAATGCaaattaaagtttttcaaaatggaATACGTATTAGCTTCAGATctctaaaattttttgtttttatttattttatattagctTCAGATTTTGAATcaaagtatttttttctttttttcctcaggAAAGATCTCAACCATCAACCCGCAAGAACTTGAAAATATGCATCTTCTCCTGCCTGGTTTGTGTAGCTACACTTTGTATGTTATTCATAATCAATGTTAAAATTGATACAGCATAAAGCTGAAGTTttaatttaaagggaaaaaataaaataaaaaaagggaggCAAAAAGTTGACGAGCATAAACAGAACGAGTCCACTGATCAAATTCTTTTTGGTAACTTTGGCtgcactttttaaaataattcagaTTACCAATAGACTATAAGCTTTCAATGGGTTAATCCtcttattattgtaatttttttctgttAATACAATAAATTGTGGTAAACTGAAAAAAGCTTGTGGCAAATTGAAAACCAAATGCTCGTTGTAAGTTCGttcttaattttccttttttccttcgaAACTTTTATTTTAGGTGTATAggattgatattttatttaaatgataattAGACGTCTCTTTTGCAAAAATACAAATGCAGAATTTAAACGGCTATAAATttgttagtatttttttaaGCTTATAGCTATATAAGAATGTCGCAACTGTCATTTAAATAATGTATCAAGCCtgcagcaaaaaataaaaaagaaggtaaagctttAGAAAACCAGAAATAAACTGGCTTACGAAACAATATCTAAAGTTTTTTAAGCATTAGATTGCAGCATAACATTGTTGCAACTATCCTTTACTAAAATTTCAGCcatgttttctttttcagtaTGGAAATGGAATCGAAGTTCTATTGCCGGCAAGTCCCTTCGAGTTGAAATTCTTCCATCACCGAACGAAACGGAAAAAGGTTTTTAGGAATACTTCTAAGGCCCGTTCCTATGTTTGGCAAATTTTCGTCCCAAGTGTTCCAATGATTCCCAGGAACGTTTAGTATACTATCATGAAAGTCTATTGATCTATACCGTCAATTCAAACTCATACTATTCCCACCGATATGGATGACCAAAAAGAATCTCTTCCCCAATTCAAAGGATTAGAGTCCatctacaaaaaataatataaaatatttacgaTACATCATTTGATGGCTGACATCTTTCACGTCAACTACCCAAATCCTTTCCTTTGGGTTGGGGGAAAGAATAATTGAGGTTGTCTTATTTTGCTTTTCCAGACTTCAACTTGGACCCTGCATGTAGATAGACCCGATCAATAGAGAATCAAATCTTCCCgcgtttaaaataataataataataataataggaataATAAAAGGAGAAAATTAATGTAAATAACCTTAAAAAGGCTTCGCAGGTGCGCCTTTGCTTCTGTAGTGGCAGACCAAGCAGCAATATCAACACTATGAACAATAACTCCGTATTCTATAATATAACTGCGGCAACTGAATGAATCATTTACTGATCATTTACGCAGCTATAAAATAATCGCGGATTGTTTTCCTTTTAAGCGATGAAGGAGGGTTCAAGACAGAAGATGGGCTCCTCAATGCAGCTTCTGGAGTTTTCTCAAGGGTTTCGTTTGATTCAGAATCCGACAAGAACCTTTTCTTCTGTGCTTCAGGAGTAGTGCATTTGGACATTTTGATAGGACTCGGTGACTTGACTTCATGTGATACTTCATCCGTACACAAACTGTTAGCATTCTCCTTTTTAAGAGGCATTGATTCGTTCATGAAAAGCTTTCTACATTCTGCACCAGGTACTGCCATTACCCTCCTATTGGTAGATGGCGTTCTAGCGCTTGAGCAGTAACTACTTTGAGAATTCCAAATGCGTACCTGTTGTAAGATGTAAAATGTTGGCTTTAGATACTAGTCGgcaattcatattttattcaataaaatCTTAAAGAGTGCACTAAAAATTCTACATATTTGTAGACCATTATAAAACATATATCCTATTGTCTGTATCTATTGCATACCGTGAAATCATCAGAAGAGGTTGCTATCTTCCCAGTCTCCAAAGGAGACCTGCAGATGTTCAGAAAAATGGTATTATAAGATATCAGGTAACATTAGAACACTCAGCATTACTAGGTAAGAAAGATTACCAATCAACTGCTGTGACTTCTCCATCATGGTTTTTCAATATGGTAGGATTATCTTGGGGCTTGTTCACCTGGTTTGAAATGGCCAATTCAGCTAACCAGTAACAAATTCAATAGGCATAAAATGGAATACAAACACACGGATAAGCATAAAATGGAAGACAAACGCACGGTACCTGCCAAATATACGCATTTCCATCGCTAGAACCGCTAAGTATGTGAGTTGCATCAGGGCTGATACTTGACTGCGATGCATAATCAAATTGAAGATGCTTAAGAATGCAGGACTTCCGCTTGCATTAAAAAACTGGATTATTGAGCTTTTAAAACAATGCTCACCTTCACAAAAAATGATTCAATTTGGCAGCCATAGAAAGATTTGATAGGACCCCTTTCAAGCTGAAAtacattatatagatatattctgatgcaagtgaaaaagaaaaacataagtTGTCCATTTGAGTTCCTCTTTGTTGACTAGTTAAAGCAATACTATGTTTTTATGCTACAAACTGCAATGGTTATTCCAAGGATGCATCAAACAAGGATATGCGCCAAAAACTCATGGTTAGAATTGTCAGAATTGTTAAACAAAGAGAGCAGCAAATACCTGTTGTCCATGCATGACGCTGAAAGAGATACTCCATTCGAATCTTGGGACAAGCTAGATATACCGTGTAATCTTCTTTCCTGAAATGAAGAGGAACTCAACTTCTTTCGACTGAGAAGACAATGTATGTATGTGTTTGTGTGaaggtatgtatatatgtttgcgCGTGTCTAAGGGAAAACTCTTAATAGTATATTTTCCACACTAATTGTTCATCCTTTCCGCATTTCCAGCTACTTATATTATAGCTAGATTGTACATGCAAACTTTCAAGTAATAAATTATTGCCTTGGATCCGAACTTCACAAAGGTAGAAAGCATGGCTCAGATTAGACATATCAATCAATTTTACAGTGAAGCATCACCAACCTTCTCAGTCGACTCAGGATTAGGGCATGTCTGTGTGACTACAGTTTTCAGATTTCTGGTGTCCCAAAACTTCACAACACTGAAATGAACCGACAGGccacatataaaatattaaagaataatTAGAATCGTTGGTGATATGGCTTGTCATGCAAATTTGAGATTTAAATGTGAATCATAGTTATTGTTTCATAAGTACCTGTCCACAGCTCCAGCAGTGGCAATAGAAATTCCATCTTTGAGATAAAGAACTGATGTGATACTCATTGAAGCAGCCTGAAAGAGTTCAAATCTGAATAAAAAGTGCCAAGGAATTGGTTGAGACAAAAAATTATCAGCAACAAACCTTGCCACGACGCACACGCTTTGCTTGGGTGGAAAGATGAGCTCCTTTAACCACAGCAATTGAGCTGCATtaagtaattaaaatgtaaattaaaacGTACTCAGTATTCACATTCTCAGTAAGCAAAAAGATGCTACCACATGCAAACCAGAGTGCATGATATAACTTACCTTAAGCATAGCTCCTCGTGCCTACTTTTGGAGTTGGATTTACATCTCATATCCCAAAGAGCAAAGGAGCCATCTCTTGAACCAGAGACAATAATCTCTGTCGAATAtaagaaacaacataaattatgtcattaatataaaaagagtcaaaataattgagaaaataaaacCTGGTATGCAGAAGAAATGCAGATCTACCAGGATTAGCCGGATGAGGTGACATAGATTTTACACTTCCTGTATGCCCCATTAACATTTCAGTACATTTCCTTTTCTCAACATCCCACACCTTAATCTGTAAAAAGGTCAGAGAAATGAATAACTGGCTAAGAAGATGAATTAGCTGTAATTTTTTCCAACCTTATCTTCTCTCCCTCTAATCATATTACACACCTATATTCTTTCCATAGATTGTAAGCAATTAGCTTAGTGACTGAGTCATGTAGACTAATTCCATGTAAGTTAAACCATAAATGCTACTCGCTTTTTTAAATTGACAGATCCAACTcccaaacttgaacaaaatatcTTTCAAAATTCAGTATTGAGTTCTTCAGTCTTCCTATCATGCTAACAAGAAGTAAACAGAAAATCATAACTTAATCACTTACAGTTTGATCACCTGAAGCTGACAGAATACGAGTATCCTCCTGGAAAAacgaattaataaaattattaactcATCAAATTTATCACTTTAAATTAGGATATCAACCATCtctaaatcttttttatttaaccGCAGGCTCCTACGAATATCGCAAAGTCACAGCTAAAACGATTTCACTTGAAGATCAATTAAGTTAATAATATGGAATTACCTTGATCCAACATAAGTCAAACACGGCATTATGATGCGCAATCCATTCAGAAACCCTAGCTTTCTCTGAGATTTTGAAATGCAAAGCTCAATAAAAAGGAAGTTAAATAGACGAAATTCAATAGCAGAAATCTAAAGATTTTAACAACCTGCATTTTCCTGGTGAGAGGAGGAAGATGCAAACTGCCGACGAGTATCAAACAAGCTCACGTAACCGTCCTCGTCGGACACGGCGAGGATGTGCGAGTTCTTGTTGCTCTGCAAAAATAACAGGACTCGAAGATTTAAGATtccactattaaaaaaaaaaaaaaaaaaagacagtttGTCTAAACGCAAAACGCGCTCACCTTGCAAAACGAAATAGCCAACGGCGGAGTTACATCGCCGGCGTGTTCTACGGCCACAGCTCCAGTTTCACTGAAATCAGATGCGGCGTCACCGATATACGATCGCTTGCGAACTAAATACCACCGAGAAAGCTAT
Proteins encoded in this window:
- the LOC107431365 gene encoding mitogen-activated protein kinase kinase 3, with translation MAGLEELRKKLTPLFDAEKGFSSGSTLDPSDSYTLSDGGTVNLLSRSYGVYNINELGLHKCTSSSAIDESETEKTYRCASNEMRIFGAIGSGASSVVQRAIHIPTHRILALKKINIFEKEKRQQLLTEIRTLCEAACYEGLVEFHGAFYTPDSGQISIALEYMDGGSLADILRLRKRIPEPVLSAMFQKLLHGLRYLHGVRHLVHRDIKPANLLVNLKGEAKITDFGISAGLENSVAMCATFVGTVTYMSPERIRNDNYSYPADIWSLGLALFECGTGEFPYTASEGPVNLMLQILDDPSPSPSKHNFSSEFCSFIETCLQKNPDDRPTAEQLLSHPFITKYEDGQIDLASFVQSVFDPTQKLKDLADMLTIHYYLLFDGPDELWLHTKTLYNEDSIFSFSGKQSVGSNDIFSTLSSIRSTLAGDWPPERLVHVVEKLQCRSHGQDGIAIRVSGSFIIGNQFLICGDGLQVEGLPSFKDLSIDISSKRMGTFREQFILERSSMIGCYHIAKQELYIMQ
- the LOC107415477 gene encoding uncharacterized protein LOC107415477, producing MESSDPRSLFQDIRLRELNGFRVRKRSYIGDAASDFSETGAVAVEHAGDVTPPLAISFCKSNKNSHILAVSDEDGYVSLFDTRRQFASSSSHQENAEKARVSEWIAHHNAVFDLCWIKEDTRILSASGDQTIKVWDVEKRKCTEMLMGHTGSVKSMSPHPANPEIIVSGSRDGSFALWDMRCKSNSKSRHEELCLSSIAVVKGAHLSTQAKRVRRGKAASMSITSVLYLKDGISIATAGAVDSVVKFWDTRNLKTVVTQTCPNPESTEKERRLHGISSLSQDSNGVSLSASCMDNRIYLYNVFQLERGPIKSFYGCQIESFFVKSSISPDATHILSGSSDGNAYIWQVNKPQDNPTILKNHDGEVTAVDWSPLETGKIATSSDDFTVRIWNSQSSYCSSARTPSTNRRVMAVPGAECRKLFMNESMPLKKENANSLCTDEVSHEVKSPSPIKMSKCTTPEAQKKRFLSDSESNETLEKTPEAALRSPSSVLNPPSSLKRKTIRDYFIAA